The following proteins come from a genomic window of Corynebacterium falsenii:
- a CDS encoding type I polyketide synthase: protein MASTASSFLSRLNDHPFALLFAGQSNPWQPLLAEQDQDPSLSTALRDLVAETRDILAPVAAELTSAGAGLPDVDRFLSAADAIDPAVSVPSITLSQYGQLTALFSQFDATRRPALLGHSQGILGVAVAEAMLDERAELTAAQALAVACLIGAATSRASRSYTAKAAKTANTTNNANRGAENVPMIALSGCTPQVIERILEAADSSAAIALRNGRDRFVVSGTPADLERVRRAAADAMAADKAELAAKTRGGQPLTIEIAPLEVSAPFHHPLLEHGVHTTVAWAKKCGIGGVAEKLARGVMTDRIDWPAQVNAVIDEGVEWFVDLGPGEIVGVLTADIAEGAAGVVPAHNLTEIDRLGALGQEQTWVNWSDFQPRVVEVNGTKTVETAFTRLTGNSPILLAGMTPTTVDPEIVAAAANAGYWAELAGGGQVTAEVFDQNLTKLKSQLEPGRACQFNAMFMDRYLWNLQFGGQRIVSKARQSGAPINGVVISAGIPELDEAPELITELHEQGFEYVAFKPGTVAQIRQCLAIAEAVDSAIILHVEDGHAGGHHSWENLDDLLLATYGDIRRHPNVVLCVGGGIGSPERAADYVSGQWSAVHGMRPMPVDGVLIGTAAMTAKEAKTTEAVKDLLVATNGLGDTDSVDEPGAVDGSVDGTGWVGSGASVGGVTSGLSHLRADMHEIDNSAAACARLIAEVEGDSQRVAARRDEIIAALNKTAKPFFGELGEMTYEQVVRRFAELSYPWVDGSWSLRYWELLQRVEARLSDADHGEVETLFPSAADAEDAHAAADTLLQHYPAAAKLTLTPLDVAWFVALCRKYPKPMGFVPVIDDDLLRWWGQDSLWQAQDDRYPADAVRVIPGPVAVAGIKTKNEPIATILGRFEDAVVKRVAGEAEKAGEHATEHATEHATEKAAEHAVSRLASAETIEDYLTAVPFISWTGHIMDNPAHILDSERFTLTIEDTENTEDPEDTEDTENTARPSAATLTIHLDTFWDGSNADVHAVHELVVPLLLPESIATGGLPVVDESRLPESMFSLLAGTAGVGNVGVTGDKIDHLPSMESSDRSEFGEAHYSFHVSENLGPDHTAATGAALPGTLGGMVPDALLGPCWPAIYAALGSAQVEGYPVIEGLLNAVHLDHTVDFGRVPSLPAGTRVDVISWASAVEESSSGRVVQVNLVLSADGEEFGRFTERFAIRGRVFGSTPPADPPFAGNTDRDVVDTPRSTLSRVLVTAPADMTQFAWVSGDFNPIHTSHAAARVAGLEAPLVHGMWLSATAQHAVAQLGYRLTGWTYRMFGLVDLNAEVEIQVERIARLGGGGVVLEVTCRIDGELVSQATATTDVPVTAYAYPGQGIQSKGMGLSERTSSRATAEVWERADAHTREALGFSILAIVRDNPTEISANGQVYRHPDGVLYLTQFTQVALATLAFAQTARLRESGALARDAYFAGHSLGEYNALSAYAQTIDLETVLELVFHRGSTMHNLVPRDERGRSNYRMGALRPHKLGVDENHVAEYVAEVARETGEFLEIVNYNLAGQQYAVAGTVAGIKALEKHANARAAEVTGGKAFMLVPGIDVPFHSAVLHDGVPDFRERLNELLPEEFDYEVLEGRYIPNLVARPFELTREFAQSILDVVPSEAVRDALEHWDEWQPGELARLLLVELLCWQFASPVRWIETQALLFSSENRGGVAVEDFVEIGLGAAPTLANLAAKTLGLSRFADSEVRVLNVQRDEKRVYAEDVQTIELDEADPESGSGDGAQASAGGAGGAVVDPENGPAANPAPLAEAHPSPAAGVQPGGVTDAPDLPYKASDAIRTLLAFANKLRPEQIGDADTTGSLTNGVSSRLNQLLMDMSAELGLSSVEGAAEADVATLSATVDKAAFNYKPFGPVLGEAIKDRVRKLFGAAGAKQSFIAEHVSSEWGLGDGWAAHTTAQILLGSREGTSARGGELATLPDQAASMAAVKELIDEAVAQVGAAHGIPVAKPTTGGGGAVVDSAALDGFAETITGPSGVLASTARHVLNVLGLDTPEAADFDHSEQEDTDRILAAVSAELGSSWPSLVAPSFDAARAVLLDDRWASAREDIARIALGELRLVDGGADATDVAVADAASGVDGVALSSFVGAGAAVAAHARWWADNLGSESHDDANGDGHVQDPAQAHAEAHVKADEKRAALLRIAEAAEAAEAQEAADDATDGATDLSGTVAVVTGMAPTSIAGAVVADLLSRGATVVATASRVSPSRLAYAKQLYRTHARPGAALWLVPANLASFRDVDALVEWIGSEQSETVGSERKLIKPALVPDLFFPFAAPPVMGSVEDAGAAAEHQTRLLLWSVERSMTALAKIGADTDVAHRLHVVLPGSPNRGTFGGDGAYGETKAAFDAIVNKWSVEPWATRITLAHPRIGWVAGTGLMGGNDPLVAAAKDKGIRVWTPEEIAAELMDLCTDSAREQARTTPIEADLTGGLDGFSLTSLDAPEEGSVVASEEEKATIQALPTPAQQHQPAMSWGNTTAELDETVVIVGIGEVSAWGSGRTRCEAEYGIHADTTVDLTAAGVLELAWMTGLLTWKDTPKAGWYDQDDNMVDEADIFERYRDEVIARAGVRTFVADGAIETDATDAAGTSVPNSPLSVEMFLDRDVTFTVDSEDDAQRYVQADPQFTRAEQVGDEWRITRLAGSRARVPRRATLARKVGGQFPTDFDPARWGIPADMVESLDRMAVWNLVTTVDAFLSAGFSPAEILQAVHPSDVAMTQGTGFGGMTSMRKLFVDRFLNEDIPSDILQETLPNVVAAHTMQSFVGGYGAMIHPVGACATAAVSVEEGLDKIACGKADFVVAGAVDDISVESISGFASMNATADSDAMAAKGINERFYSRANDRRRAGFVEAQGGGTVLLARGSVAAKLGLPVYGVVAYAQSFADGMHTSIPAPGQGALAAARGGRDSRLVQALDRLGVDADDIAVVSKHDTSTNANDPNESRLHTRLGSAMGRAQGNPLFVVSQKTLTGHAKGGAAVFQIAGLCDMFRTGRIPANASLDCVDPEMAVAENFVWLRSPIQLPQIRAGLLTSLGFGHVSALVALVHPGAFFAVVERCLGSDAATSWQQRATERLRAGVARREAGMLGHAPLFARLEGRRFAEDAGAGAGAGAGAGAGAGAGVGDGAGSGAGAGQHRTEAEMLLDPEARLGQDGLY from the coding sequence ATGGCATCCACCGCATCCAGCTTCCTCTCACGCCTCAACGATCACCCCTTCGCACTCCTATTCGCCGGCCAATCCAACCCCTGGCAGCCGCTTCTCGCCGAGCAGGATCAGGACCCCTCACTCAGCACCGCCCTGCGCGACCTCGTCGCCGAAACCCGCGACATCCTCGCCCCCGTCGCCGCCGAGCTGACCTCCGCCGGCGCCGGCCTCCCCGACGTCGACCGCTTCCTCTCCGCCGCCGACGCCATCGACCCGGCCGTCTCCGTCCCGAGCATCACACTGTCGCAGTATGGCCAGCTCACGGCGCTCTTTTCCCAGTTCGACGCCACCAGGCGCCCCGCCCTCCTAGGCCATTCGCAGGGCATCTTAGGGGTGGCCGTCGCCGAGGCGATGCTGGATGAGCGCGCAGAACTCACCGCCGCCCAAGCCCTCGCCGTCGCGTGCCTCATCGGCGCCGCCACCTCCCGCGCGTCCCGCTCCTACACCGCCAAAGCCGCCAAAACCGCCAACACAACCAACAACGCCAACCGCGGCGCCGAGAATGTCCCGATGATCGCCCTCTCCGGCTGCACGCCGCAGGTCATCGAGCGCATCCTCGAGGCCGCCGATTCCTCCGCCGCCATCGCCCTGCGCAATGGCCGCGACCGTTTCGTCGTCTCCGGCACTCCCGCCGACCTGGAGCGCGTCCGCCGCGCCGCCGCCGACGCCATGGCCGCCGACAAGGCCGAGCTCGCCGCGAAGACCCGCGGCGGACAGCCCCTCACCATCGAGATCGCGCCCCTCGAAGTCAGCGCTCCGTTCCATCACCCCCTGCTCGAGCACGGCGTGCACACCACCGTCGCGTGGGCGAAAAAGTGCGGGATTGGTGGCGTCGCCGAAAAACTAGCCCGTGGCGTGATGACCGATCGAATCGATTGGCCGGCCCAGGTCAACGCGGTGATCGATGAGGGCGTGGAGTGGTTCGTCGACCTCGGGCCCGGCGAGATCGTCGGCGTGCTCACCGCAGACATCGCCGAGGGCGCGGCCGGTGTGGTGCCCGCCCACAACCTCACCGAGATCGACCGTCTCGGCGCGCTCGGCCAGGAACAGACGTGGGTGAACTGGTCCGATTTCCAGCCCCGCGTGGTCGAGGTCAACGGCACGAAGACCGTGGAGACCGCTTTTACCCGCCTGACCGGCAACTCGCCGATCCTCCTGGCCGGCATGACCCCCACCACCGTGGACCCCGAGATCGTGGCCGCGGCGGCCAACGCGGGTTACTGGGCCGAGCTCGCCGGCGGTGGTCAGGTGACCGCGGAGGTGTTCGACCAGAACCTCACCAAGCTGAAAAGCCAGCTGGAACCGGGCCGAGCGTGCCAGTTCAACGCCATGTTTATGGACCGCTACCTGTGGAACCTGCAGTTCGGCGGCCAGCGGATCGTCTCAAAGGCGCGGCAATCCGGCGCCCCGATCAACGGCGTGGTGATCTCCGCGGGCATCCCGGAGCTGGACGAGGCGCCCGAGCTCATCACCGAGCTCCACGAGCAGGGCTTCGAGTACGTGGCCTTCAAGCCCGGCACGGTGGCGCAGATCCGCCAGTGCCTCGCCATCGCCGAGGCCGTGGATTCCGCGATCATCCTGCACGTGGAGGATGGTCACGCCGGCGGCCACCACTCGTGGGAAAACCTCGATGACCTGCTGCTGGCAACGTATGGGGATATTCGACGCCACCCCAATGTCGTCTTGTGCGTCGGTGGCGGCATCGGCAGTCCAGAGCGCGCGGCCGACTACGTGAGCGGGCAGTGGTCGGCTGTGCATGGCATGCGGCCCATGCCGGTGGACGGCGTGCTCATCGGCACCGCGGCCATGACGGCCAAGGAGGCCAAGACCACTGAGGCGGTGAAGGACCTGCTGGTGGCGACGAATGGCTTGGGCGATACGGACTCGGTGGACGAGCCGGGTGCTGTTGATGGTTCCGTGGATGGCACTGGTTGGGTCGGTTCGGGTGCGTCGGTCGGGGGAGTGACCTCCGGCCTGTCGCACCTGCGTGCCGACATGCACGAGATCGACAACTCCGCCGCCGCCTGCGCCCGCCTCATCGCCGAGGTCGAGGGTGACAGCCAGCGCGTGGCTGCACGCCGCGACGAGATCATCGCCGCGCTGAACAAGACCGCCAAGCCGTTCTTCGGCGAGCTGGGGGAGATGACCTACGAGCAGGTGGTGCGCCGCTTCGCGGAACTGTCCTACCCGTGGGTGGATGGTTCGTGGTCGCTGCGGTACTGGGAGCTGCTGCAGCGCGTGGAGGCCCGTCTGTCGGATGCCGACCACGGCGAGGTGGAGACGCTGTTCCCCTCGGCTGCGGACGCCGAGGATGCCCACGCCGCAGCGGATACCCTGTTGCAGCACTATCCTGCCGCCGCCAAGCTGACGCTGACCCCGCTGGACGTGGCGTGGTTCGTGGCGCTGTGCCGCAAGTATCCGAAGCCGATGGGCTTCGTGCCCGTCATCGACGATGACCTGCTGCGCTGGTGGGGTCAGGACTCGCTGTGGCAGGCGCAGGACGACCGCTATCCGGCCGACGCCGTGCGCGTGATCCCCGGGCCGGTCGCGGTCGCGGGCATCAAGACGAAGAACGAGCCGATCGCGACGATCCTCGGCCGCTTCGAGGATGCGGTGGTGAAGCGTGTTGCCGGCGAGGCTGAGAAGGCTGGTGAGCACGCGACCGAGCACGCAACTGAGCACGCAACTGAGAAGGCTGCTGAGCACGCCGTGTCCCGCCTCGCTTCGGCGGAGACCATCGAGGACTACCTCACTGCCGTGCCCTTCATCTCCTGGACCGGCCACATCATGGACAACCCGGCCCACATCCTCGACTCGGAGCGCTTCACCCTCACCATCGAGGACACCGAGAACACAGAGGACCCAGAGGACACAGAGGACACCGAGAACACTGCACGTCCGTCCGCAGCCACCCTCACGATCCACCTCGACACCTTCTGGGACGGCTCAAACGCCGACGTCCACGCCGTCCACGAGCTCGTCGTGCCCCTGCTGCTCCCGGAGTCCATCGCCACCGGTGGTCTGCCCGTCGTCGACGAATCTCGCCTGCCCGAATCCATGTTCAGCCTCTTGGCAGGCACCGCGGGCGTGGGAAATGTTGGCGTCACCGGCGATAAAATCGACCACCTGCCCAGCATGGAATCGAGCGATCGATCCGAGTTCGGCGAGGCGCACTACAGCTTCCACGTCTCCGAGAACCTCGGCCCCGATCACACAGCCGCCACCGGCGCGGCACTGCCCGGCACGCTCGGGGGCATGGTTCCGGATGCCCTCCTCGGCCCCTGCTGGCCCGCCATCTACGCCGCGCTCGGCTCCGCGCAGGTCGAGGGCTACCCCGTCATCGAGGGCCTGCTCAACGCCGTGCACCTCGACCACACGGTGGACTTCGGCAGAGTGCCGTCGCTGCCTGCCGGTACCCGCGTGGATGTGATCAGCTGGGCGTCGGCCGTGGAGGAATCGTCCTCCGGCCGCGTGGTCCAGGTCAACCTCGTGCTGTCTGCGGACGGGGAGGAGTTCGGGCGCTTCACCGAACGCTTCGCGATTCGTGGTCGCGTCTTTGGTTCGACGCCACCAGCCGACCCGCCCTTCGCTGGAAACACGGACCGTGACGTGGTGGACACGCCGCGGTCGACCCTGTCGCGCGTGCTGGTGACCGCGCCCGCCGATATGACCCAGTTCGCGTGGGTCTCCGGCGACTTCAACCCGATCCACACCAGCCACGCGGCCGCTAGGGTGGCCGGGTTGGAGGCCCCGCTGGTGCACGGCATGTGGCTGTCTGCCACGGCCCAGCACGCGGTGGCCCAGCTGGGCTACCGCCTGACCGGCTGGACTTACCGCATGTTCGGCCTGGTGGATCTCAACGCCGAGGTGGAGATCCAGGTGGAGCGCATCGCCCGGCTCGGCGGTGGTGGTGTGGTGCTGGAGGTGACTTGCCGCATCGACGGCGAGCTCGTCTCCCAGGCCACCGCCACCACGGACGTGCCGGTGACCGCGTACGCATACCCGGGCCAGGGCATCCAGTCCAAGGGCATGGGCTTGTCGGAGCGGACGAGCTCGCGGGCCACGGCAGAGGTGTGGGAGCGTGCCGACGCGCACACTCGCGAGGCGCTGGGCTTTTCCATCCTGGCGATCGTGCGCGACAACCCCACGGAGATCTCCGCCAACGGGCAGGTGTACCGCCACCCGGACGGCGTGCTGTACCTCACGCAGTTCACCCAGGTGGCGCTGGCCACGCTGGCGTTTGCCCAGACGGCGCGCCTGCGCGAAAGTGGGGCGCTGGCGCGGGATGCGTACTTCGCGGGACACTCACTCGGTGAGTACAACGCGCTGAGCGCGTACGCCCAGACCATTGATCTGGAAACCGTCCTGGAGCTGGTGTTCCACCGCGGGTCGACGATGCACAACTTGGTGCCCCGCGACGAGCGCGGCCGGAGTAACTACCGGATGGGTGCTCTGCGTCCGCATAAGTTGGGCGTCGACGAAAATCACGTGGCCGAGTATGTGGCAGAAGTGGCGCGCGAGACGGGTGAGTTCCTAGAGATCGTGAACTACAACCTGGCCGGCCAGCAATATGCGGTGGCCGGTACGGTCGCCGGTATCAAGGCGCTGGAGAAGCACGCGAACGCGCGGGCCGCGGAGGTAACCGGCGGCAAGGCATTCATGCTGGTGCCGGGCATTGATGTGCCGTTCCACTCGGCTGTGCTCCACGATGGCGTGCCGGATTTCCGGGAGCGGCTCAACGAGCTGTTGCCGGAAGAGTTTGACTACGAGGTCCTGGAGGGGCGCTACATTCCGAACCTCGTGGCACGCCCGTTCGAGCTGACGCGCGAGTTTGCGCAGTCGATCCTGGACGTGGTGCCGAGCGAGGCGGTGCGCGATGCGCTGGAGCACTGGGACGAGTGGCAGCCGGGCGAGCTGGCGCGGTTGCTGCTGGTGGAGCTGTTGTGCTGGCAGTTCGCCTCGCCGGTGCGGTGGATCGAAACGCAGGCGCTGCTGTTTAGCAGCGAGAACCGCGGGGGAGTCGCGGTGGAGGACTTCGTGGAGATCGGCCTGGGCGCGGCGCCGACGCTGGCCAACCTGGCGGCCAAGACGCTGGGGCTGTCGCGCTTTGCGGATAGCGAGGTGCGGGTGCTCAACGTGCAGCGCGACGAGAAGCGGGTGTACGCGGAGGACGTGCAGACGATTGAGCTGGATGAGGCTGATCCGGAAAGCGGATCGGGCGATGGTGCTCAGGCTTCGGCGGGCGGTGCTGGTGGTGCTGTAGTGGATCCGGAAAACGGGCCGGCCGCCAACCCGGCGCCCCTCGCCGAGGCCCACCCATCGCCGGCGGCTGGTGTACAGCCTGGTGGCGTCACCGACGCACCCGACCTGCCCTACAAGGCCTCCGACGCGATCCGCACCCTCCTGGCCTTCGCCAACAAGCTGCGCCCCGAGCAGATCGGCGACGCCGACACCACCGGCTCCCTTACCAACGGCGTGTCCTCGCGGCTCAACCAGCTGCTCATGGACATGTCCGCCGAGCTGGGGCTCTCCAGCGTGGAGGGCGCTGCCGAGGCGGACGTGGCAACACTATCCGCCACCGTCGACAAGGCCGCGTTCAACTACAAGCCCTTCGGCCCCGTCCTCGGCGAGGCCATCAAGGACCGCGTGCGCAAGCTGTTCGGCGCGGCCGGCGCCAAGCAGTCCTTCATTGCCGAGCACGTGAGCAGCGAGTGGGGCCTGGGCGACGGCTGGGCCGCGCACACCACCGCCCAGATTCTGCTGGGCTCCCGCGAGGGCACATCCGCGCGCGGCGGTGAGCTGGCCACGTTGCCGGATCAGGCCGCGTCCATGGCCGCGGTGAAGGAGCTCATCGATGAGGCCGTGGCGCAGGTTGGCGCCGCGCACGGCATTCCGGTCGCTAAGCCCACCACCGGTGGCGGCGGGGCGGTTGTGGATTCCGCCGCGCTCGACGGGTTCGCGGAGACCATCACCGGCCCGAGTGGCGTGCTCGCCAGCACGGCCCGCCACGTGTTGAACGTGCTCGGTCTCGACACCCCGGAGGCCGCGGACTTCGATCACAGCGAGCAGGAGGACACCGACCGCATCCTGGCTGCCGTGTCTGCCGAGCTGGGGAGCTCGTGGCCGTCGCTGGTTGCTCCTTCGTTCGACGCCGCTAGGGCCGTCCTCCTCGACGACCGCTGGGCGAGTGCCAGGGAGGACATTGCCCGGATCGCGCTCGGGGAGCTGCGGTTGGTTGACGGTGGTGCTGATGCTACTGATGTTGCTGTTGCCGATGCTGCAAGTGGTGTTGATGGTGTGGCGCTGTCGAGCTTTGTCGGTGCGGGTGCCGCGGTGGCGGCGCATGCGCGCTGGTGGGCGGACAACCTGGGCAGTGAGTCGCACGATGACGCGAATGGTGATGGTCACGTACAGGACCCCGCACAGGCCCACGCAGAGGCCCACGTGAAGGCCGACGAGAAGAGGGCCGCGCTGCTCCGCATCGCCGAGGCAGCCGAGGCAGCCGAGGCACAGGAAGCGGCGGACGATGCTACAGACGGCGCAACCGATCTGTCTGGCACCGTCGCCGTCGTCACCGGCATGGCCCCCACCTCCATCGCGGGCGCCGTGGTGGCGGACCTGCTCTCGCGGGGCGCAACCGTGGTCGCCACCGCCTCCCGTGTGAGCCCCTCCCGCCTGGCCTACGCCAAGCAGCTCTACCGCACCCACGCCCGCCCCGGCGCGGCACTGTGGCTCGTGCCAGCCAACCTCGCCAGCTTCCGGGACGTCGACGCCCTCGTGGAGTGGATCGGCAGCGAGCAGTCCGAAACCGTCGGCTCCGAGCGCAAGCTCATCAAGCCGGCCCTGGTGCCGGACCTGTTCTTCCCCTTCGCCGCCCCGCCCGTCATGGGCTCGGTGGAGGACGCAGGCGCCGCAGCGGAGCACCAAACCCGCCTGCTGCTGTGGAGCGTTGAGCGGTCCATGACCGCGCTGGCCAAGATCGGCGCCGACACCGACGTCGCCCACCGCCTCCACGTGGTGTTGCCCGGCAGCCCCAACCGAGGCACCTTCGGCGGCGACGGTGCCTACGGTGAAACCAAGGCCGCCTTCGACGCCATCGTCAACAAGTGGTCCGTGGAACCGTGGGCCACGCGCATCACCCTGGCGCATCCACGCATCGGCTGGGTGGCAGGCACCGGGCTCATGGGAGGCAACGATCCCCTCGTGGCCGCCGCCAAGGACAAGGGCATCCGCGTGTGGACCCCCGAAGAGATCGCTGCCGAGCTCATGGACCTGTGCACCGACTCCGCCCGCGAGCAGGCACGGACCACCCCGATCGAGGCGGACCTCACCGGCGGGCTGGACGGATTCTCCCTGACCAGCCTGGACGCGCCAGAGGAGGGCAGCGTGGTGGCGTCGGAGGAAGAAAAGGCCACAATCCAGGCACTGCCGACGCCCGCCCAACAGCACCAACCCGCGATGAGCTGGGGCAACACCACCGCAGAGCTGGATGAGACCGTGGTGATCGTGGGCATCGGCGAGGTCAGCGCGTGGGGCAGTGGCCGCACTCGATGCGAGGCCGAATACGGCATCCACGCGGATACCACCGTGGATCTCACAGCCGCGGGCGTGCTTGAACTCGCGTGGATGACGGGCCTACTGACCTGGAAGGATACGCCCAAGGCGGGCTGGTACGACCAGGATGACAACATGGTCGACGAGGCCGACATCTTCGAGCGCTACCGCGACGAAGTGATCGCCCGGGCCGGTGTGCGCACGTTCGTGGCTGATGGGGCGATTGAGACGGACGCTACGGACGCTGCGGGTACGAGTGTGCCGAACAGCCCGCTCAGCGTCGAGATGTTCCTCGACCGCGACGTGACCTTCACCGTCGACAGCGAAGACGACGCCCAGCGTTACGTCCAAGCCGACCCGCAATTCACCCGCGCCGAACAGGTCGGCGACGAGTGGCGCATCACCCGCCTCGCCGGCAGTCGCGCCCGAGTGCCGCGCCGCGCAACCCTCGCCCGCAAGGTCGGCGGCCAGTTCCCCACGGACTTCGACCCGGCGCGCTGGGGCATCCCGGCCGACATGGTCGAGTCGCTGGACCGGATGGCCGTGTGGAACCTCGTGACCACCGTGGATGCGTTCCTGTCCGCAGGGTTCAGCCCCGCCGAGATCCTGCAGGCCGTGCACCCCTCGGACGTGGCGATGACCCAGGGCACCGGCTTCGGCGGCATGACCAGCATGCGCAAGCTGTTCGTGGATCGCTTCCTCAACGAGGACATCCCTTCGGACATCCTCCAGGAAACACTGCCGAACGTGGTCGCCGCGCACACCATGCAGTCCTTCGTGGGCGGTTATGGCGCGATGATCCACCCCGTGGGAGCGTGTGCCACCGCCGCGGTGTCCGTGGAGGAGGGGCTGGATAAGATCGCCTGCGGCAAGGCCGACTTCGTGGTCGCCGGTGCGGTCGATGACATCTCGGTGGAGTCGATCTCCGGGTTCGCCTCGATGAACGCCACCGCCGATTCCGACGCCATGGCGGCCAAGGGCATCAACGAGCGCTTCTACTCGCGGGCGAACGACCGGCGCCGCGCCGGGTTCGTCGAGGCCCAGGGCGGCGGCACGGTGCTGCTGGCTCGCGGATCGGTCGCGGCGAAGCTGGGTCTGCCGGTCTATGGCGTGGTGGCGTATGCGCAGTCGTTTGCCGACGGCATGCACACCTCCATCCCGGCGCCTGGTCAGGGCGCGCTGGCGGCGGCTCGTGGTGGTCGGGACTCGCGGTTGGTGCAGGCGCTCGACCGATTGGGCGTGGATGCGGACGACATCGCCGTGGTCTCGAAGCACGACACCTCCACGAACGCCAACGACCCGAACGAGTCGCGGCTGCACACCCGCCTGGGCTCGGCGATGGGTCGCGCGCAGGGTAATCCGCTGTTCGTGGTGTCGCAGAAGACCCTGACGGGTCACGCGAAGGGCGGCGCCGCAGTGTTCCAGATCGCCGGGCTGTGCGACATGTTCCGCACGGGACGCATCCCGGCCAACGCGTCGCTGGACTGCGTGGATCCGGAGATGGCGGTGGCGGAGAACTTCGTGTGGCTGCGCTCGCCGATCCAGTTGCCGCAGATCCGGGCGGGTCTGCTGACCTCGCTGGGCTTCGGGCACGTGTCGGCGCTGGTGGCGCTGGTTCACCCGGGCGCGTTCTTCGCTGTGGTGGAACGTTGTTTGGGATCCGACGCCGCTACGTCCTGGCAGCAACGTGCCACCGAGCGGCTGCGCGCGGGCGTAGCTCGCAGGGAGGCCGGGATGCTGGGTCACGCACCGCTGTTCGCACGGTTGGAGGGGCGGCGGTTTGCGGAGGACGCCGGGGCCGGTGCCGGTGCTGGTGCTGGTGCTGGTGCCGGTGCCGGTGCCGGTGTTGGTGACGGTGCCGGGAGTGGCGCCGGGGCCGGTCAGCACCGCACCGAGGCCGAGATGCTGCTCGACCCAGAGGCACGCCTCGGACAGGACGGGCTGTACTGA
- a CDS encoding acyl-CoA carboxylase subunit beta: MGIKSLRSLVADALTRKDPKDPKHTKGTRPTHGSAEPLVPGQSLDGKDNTDVHSTRVDYHSIEQQAEEKAAAFQHAKGKKTARERLELLLDDDSFVEIGRFRGGHASEGFLGASVITGFGEINGRPVAVYAQDFSLKGGTLGSTEGAKICELMDKAIAQRIPIVSMLDSGGARIQEGVMALAQYGRIFRRSCKASGLIPQISIILGPCAGGAVYSPALTDFVVMTRENSHMFVTGPDVVRAVTGEDVTPAELGGAELHNVQSGVAHYLGEDEEDAIDYARSLLNYLPSHCDELPPHYAYTTSTTDETAAAGVGEMVPSDSRQPYNMVEVVEALVDHGEFVQVQEYFAPSIVIGFACINGGTVGIVADQPNHNAGTLDVDASEKAARFVRCCDAFGIPVVTLVDVPGYRPGTDQEQAGIIRRGAKLIFAYANATVPLVTVTLRKAYGGAYIVMGSKSIGADFSYAWPDAELAVMGADGAVNILHRREIKAAGPDKKAMAAKAKELADEYAAKNINPNLSVASGELDGIIEPSQTRQVIAEALEVLKTKDRTHPGPKRHNNGPL; this comes from the coding sequence ATGGGAATCAAGTCCCTCCGCAGCCTCGTAGCAGACGCCCTCACCCGCAAGGATCCCAAAGACCCCAAGCACACCAAAGGCACCCGCCCCACCCACGGCAGCGCCGAGCCCCTCGTCCCCGGCCAATCCCTCGACGGCAAAGACAACACCGACGTACACAGCACCCGCGTCGATTACCACAGCATCGAGCAGCAAGCCGAGGAAAAGGCCGCCGCCTTCCAGCACGCCAAGGGCAAAAAGACCGCCCGTGAGCGCCTCGAGCTCCTCCTCGACGATGACTCGTTCGTAGAAATCGGGCGCTTCCGCGGCGGCCACGCCTCCGAAGGCTTTCTTGGTGCGTCCGTCATCACCGGATTCGGAGAGATCAACGGCCGCCCCGTCGCCGTGTACGCCCAGGACTTTAGCCTCAAGGGCGGCACCCTCGGCTCCACCGAAGGCGCCAAGATCTGCGAACTCATGGACAAGGCCATCGCCCAGCGCATCCCGATCGTCTCCATGCTCGATTCCGGCGGCGCCCGCATCCAGGAAGGCGTGATGGCCCTTGCCCAGTACGGCCGCATCTTCCGCCGTTCCTGCAAGGCCTCTGGCCTGATCCCGCAGATCTCGATCATCCTCGGCCCCTGCGCCGGCGGTGCCGTCTACAGCCCAGCGCTTACCGACTTCGTGGTGATGACCCGCGAAAACTCCCACATGTTCGTCACCGGCCCGGACGTGGTCCGCGCCGTCACCGGCGAGGATGTCACCCCTGCCGAGCTCGGAGGAGCCGAACTACACAACGTCCAATCTGGCGTCGCCCATTACCTCGGCGAAGACGAGGAGGACGCGATCGACTACGCACGCAGCCTCCTCAACTACCTCCCCAGCCACTGCGACGAGCTCCCGCCGCACTACGCGTACACCACCTCCACCACCGACGAAACCGCCGCCGCGGGTGTCGGCGAGATGGTACCGAGCGACTCCCGCCAGCCCTACAACATGGTCGAGGTCGTCGAGGCGCTCGTGGATCACGGCGAGTTCGTGCAGGTCCAGGAGTATTTTGCGCCGTCGATCGTCATCGGTTTCGCGTGCATCAACGGCGGCACCGTGGGCATCGTCGCCGACCAGCCGAACCACAACGCCGGCACCCTCGACGTGGATGCCTCCGAGAAGGCCGCCCGGTTCGTCCGCTGCTGCGACGCCTTTGGCATCCCCGTGGTCACGCTCGTGGACGTGCCCGGATACCGCCCCGGCACCGACCAGGAGCAGGCCGGCATCATCCGCCGCGGCGCGAAGCTCATCTTCGCCTACGCCAACGCCACCGTGCCACTCGTGACCGTGACCCTGCGCAAGGCCTACGGTGGCGCGTACATCGTCATGGGCTCAAAGTCGATCGGCGCCGATTTCAGCTACGCCTGGCCCGACGCCGAACTGGCTGTGATGGGCGCCGACGGTGCCGTGAACATCCTGCACCGCCGCGAGATCAAGGCCGCCGGCCCGGACAAGAAGGCCATGGCGGCCAAGGCCAAGGAGCTCGCGGATGAGTACGCGGCGAAGAACATCAACCCGAACCTGTCGGTGGCATCGGGCGAGCTGGACGGGATCATCGAGCCCTCGCAGACGCGCCAGGTGATCGCGGAGGCCCTCGAGGTTCTCAAGACGAAGGATCGTACGCACCCGGGTCCGAAGCGGCATAACAACGGTCCGCTCTGA